The genome window TTTTATAGGCCCCCTGGGAATCCTGTTGAATATGAAACTCTAACAATTCTACATCGCTCTCTTTGAGCGAATGGAGTTCCACGATGTGGGAGGGCTCTGCCCGTTTTACGGTAGTAAGGCGCAGCGCCCGAGCAAGGGGCCCCAGAGAAAGCCCCTGGACCAGAGAGGAAATAAGCACCACAAAGAAGACCACATTAAACACTATTCCCTGATCTTTCCCCGCCACCAGAGGG of Treponema sp. J25 contains these proteins:
- a CDS encoding TrkA C-terminal domain-containing protein; the protein is MAGKDQGIVFNVVFFVVLISSLVQGLSLGPLARALRLTTVKRAEPSHIVELHSLKESDVELLEFHIQQDSQGAYKRIADLGLGDQGLISAIIRQDRLVLPKGRTVLEPGDIVYVMVPCDQIQGVKKHLG